A stretch of Kwoniella dendrophila CBS 6074 chromosome 2, complete sequence DNA encodes these proteins:
- a CDS encoding 3-demethylubiquinone-9 3-O-methyltransferase, whose amino-acid sequence MPRPTLPRSVLLRRSVRPNINPIIINRSFSSTPTSCSPSPSSSRQIASSSSSSSAASSSSSSSASTFSTINESEISHFSKLSSQWWDETGEFKLLHRMNPTRIEYIREKVAFDYSSEQAPEWTFENRYEIEIENEKRGQGLWLSGKSILDVGCGGGLLSESLSRLGGNVLAIDASKENINIANIHSNQDSYLKKQIKKGQLEFRHTSAEVLRDQNEKFDLVCSMEVVEHVDKPTEFLKCLGDMVKPGGHLILSTISRTPLSQLLTLTLAEDVLKLVTPGTHTYKKFIKPEELRRFVYSDMGGNEIWYKEENSNDIVKNEIGETRGIIYDPLAGSWKLWNGVQGSLWKGLGEQCNYMFHARKRL is encoded by the exons ATGCCAAGACCTACTCTACCTCGATCAGTATTGCTTCGTCGATCTGTACGACCGAATATTAATccaatcattatcaatcgTTCATTCAGTTCAACACCTACAAGTTGTTCACCTTCCCCTTCATCTTCTCGACAAATCGCTTCATCCTCGagctcttcttctgctgcttcgtcatcgtcatcctcatcagcatcaacattcAGTACGATAAATGAATCTGAGATATCACATTTctctaaattatcatcacaATGGTGGGATGAAACTGGTGAATTTAAATTATTACATCGAATGAATCCTACACGTATAGAATATATTAGAGAAAAAGTAGCTTTTGATTATTCATCAGAACAAGCACCAGAATGGACATTTGAAAATCGatatgaaattgaaatagaaaatgaaaaaaggGGTCAAGGATTATGGTTAAGTGGTAAAAGCATATTAGATGTTGGatgtggtggtggattattatctgaatcattaagtagattaggtggtaatgtaTTAGCTATAGATgcatcaaaagaaaatataaatatTGCAAATATacattcaaatcaagattcatatttaaaaaaacaaatcaaaaaaggTCAATTAGAATTTAGACATACTTCAGCAGAAGTTTTaagagatcaaaatgaaaaatttgatttagtttGTTCAATGGAAGTTGTTGAACATGTTGATAAACCTACTGAATTTTTGAAATGTTTAGGTGATATGGTTAAA CCTGGTGGTCATTTAAtcttatcaacaatatcCCGAAcaccattatcacaattattaACTTTaactttagctgaagatgttttgaaATTAGTTACACCAGGTACACATACATATAAAAAATTTAtaaaacctgaagaattacGTAGGTTTGTATATTCTGATATGGGTGGAAATGAAATATGgtataaagaagaaaattcaaatgatatagttaaaaatgaaattggtGAGACTAGAGGTATAATTTATGATCCATTGGCAGGTTCTTGGAAATTATGGAATGGAGTACAAGGTTCATTATggaaaggtttaggtgaacaGTGTAATTATATGTTTCACGCTAGGAAAAGATTATAA